CCGCGGCGTGGGTATCCCAGGCCTCCCGGGGGCTGTCTGCCCTCAATCCTGAGTTGGCCATCACCTCAAGATAGTGGCGATAGCCCACGGGCGGCGGCAGCGTCTCTCCATTCACGACCCGGCCCTGCCCCTTGTTGCGGAAGCGTTCCGGGGTGCCGCTGATGGCATGGTGGCAGATCTGCTCGAGCGTCTTTTCCGGATCCGACGTTGGCCCGTGGCCATTCAGCCAGACCACATCGTCAAATTCGGAATCCCTTATCCTGGCCAGCATGGTACCGGTCAGCGCGCTGGTGTTGACCGCTTCGGCAAGCTGGCGGATGCCGCTGTCCTCGCCAAAGCGGTAGCTCTTGCGCAGCATGGCCACGGCCTGGTCCAGTGCCTGACCGCGGTCATCCACAAGGTTTGGTGGCAGCTCGGCACCGGTGATGGCACCGAGCCAGTGGGCGGTTTCCGGTGTGTAATGAGCGTCGGAGGCGCGTTGGCACAGTTCCCCGAGGACGGCGCCGGCGTCCACCGAGGCCAGCTGGTCTTTGTCGCCCAGCAGGATCAGCCGGGCGCTGGCGGGCAGCGCGTCGAACACCGAGGCCATCAGATCGACATCCACCATGGAGGCTTCATCAATGACCAGGATATCTACCAGCAGCGGATTGTCCCGGTGATGACGGAACTGACGGGTGTCCGGCCGACTGCCCAGCAGTCGATGCAGGGTCGTGACCCTGGTCGGGATATCGTCCAGTTGCACGGCGCCGGGCAGTTCCGCCAGCGGCAACCGTTGCACCGCGCCGCCGATGGATTCGTTCAAGCGGGCCGCGGCCTTGCCGGTGGGTGCGGCCAGGCGGATGCGGACCTTGCGACCTGCCCTTGCCGGGTCGGCGCCGGCCACCGCCTGCAGCGCGGCCAGCAGATTGACCACGGTAGTGGTCTTGCCGGTCCCGGGGCCACCGGTGATCACCGCAAAGCCACTACGGGCGGCCAGGGCGCAGGCCAGCTTCTGGTAGTCCACGGGCTCTTTCGACTGAAACAAAATGGTCAGCGCCCGGGACAGGGTTTGTGCCGGTAAGGCGTTTGGGTATGCAAGGGGGGAGGGCAATGCCAGCCGCTGCCGGATACCCTCGGCAATGCGCTGTTCGTAACGCCAGAACCGGCGCAGGTACAGCCGGCTGCCGTTCAGCACCAGGGGCGTTGGCACCGCTCCGTCGCTGACCGCCGGCGATGCCCGGAGCGCGGCCAGGCAGTCGGCCAGTTGTACCCGGGCGAGCAGGTCCTGGGGGTGCATGCCCTGCAATGCGGTGGCTTCGGTGTCGTTCAGTGCCGGCCCGGCCGGCTCCTCCGGCGGCAACGCCAGGGTGTTGCCGGCATCCGCCAGCAGGTGCGTGAGGTCTACGCACACGTGGCCCCGGCCCACCTGATGGGAGGTCAGCGCGGCCAGCAACAGCACCAGGGGCTGCGGGCGATCACCCTGCTCTTCGCCCAGTTGCCGGATTAGCCGGGCAAAGCCTACATCCAGCGGGCGAATCCAGCCGGCCTGCTGCCACTGGTTCAGAAGGGCCTCGGTCTCTGCAAGACTGGCCAGTCGCTCAGCGTTATCCACCGCGCCGTGCTGGTCTGGTGTGCTGTCGCCCAGGTCGAGGGCAAACTGATTCTCACTGTTGCGGGTCCGACTCATGCGGCCACCTCCCCGTCGGTCAGCTCGCCATCGAACAGTGCATCCAGCTGCTCGATCAATGCTCTCGGCGGTTTGTCGGTGAAAGCTCCTTGGCTTGCCGAATTCACTCCGCGCAGAAACAGGTAGACCGCGCCACCGATGTGGCGGTCGTAGTCGTAGCCAGG
The nucleotide sequence above comes from Marinobacter gudaonensis. Encoded proteins:
- the recD gene encoding exodeoxyribonuclease V subunit alpha, with the translated sequence MSRTRNSENQFALDLGDSTPDQHGAVDNAERLASLAETEALLNQWQQAGWIRPLDVGFARLIRQLGEEQGDRPQPLVLLLAALTSHQVGRGHVCVDLTHLLADAGNTLALPPEEPAGPALNDTEATALQGMHPQDLLARVQLADCLAALRASPAVSDGAVPTPLVLNGSRLYLRRFWRYEQRIAEGIRQRLALPSPLAYPNALPAQTLSRALTILFQSKEPVDYQKLACALAARSGFAVITGGPGTGKTTTVVNLLAALQAVAGADPARAGRKVRIRLAAPTGKAAARLNESIGGAVQRLPLAELPGAVQLDDIPTRVTTLHRLLGSRPDTRQFRHHRDNPLLVDILVIDEASMVDVDLMASVFDALPASARLILLGDKDQLASVDAGAVLGELCQRASDAHYTPETAHWLGAITGAELPPNLVDDRGQALDQAVAMLRKSYRFGEDSGIRQLAEAVNTSALTGTMLARIRDSEFDDVVWLNGHGPTSDPEKTLEQICHHAISGTPERFRNKGQGRVVNGETLPPPVGYRHYLEVMANSGLRADSPREAWDTHAAAVLEAFSDFQVLCALRRGPWGVEGLNQRIAQQLMTEKLIDRTEGWYPGRPVLITGNDYNLGLMNGDIGITFRVPWDTTDDGQPKDTLRVAFPSSDAEGGIRWISPSRLQQLETVYAMTVHKSQGSEFNHTCLVLPDRLSPVLTKELVYTGITRARNWFSLITGDTQVFRDSVEQQVIRASGLALRLGES